aacaTACCAGCATAAATCTCAAGGACAGATTGTAGATAGGGCGAGTCTGTAGTTGGGAGATTATATTTTTAGACCGAGTATAAGATCGAGTTGTTACACAGGTATGATCAGCCAGTGATTTGGTCCCAATGAAAATCTGTCGGTAAAATATATGATGTTTTAAGAAACGGTGTCGGAAatttgatggaaaattttcatttcagaattttttttattaaataatcttatcattcaattaatattaataatattattttttattctctgtcATAAATCGATTCACAAgtacttttcacattttttttttttttttttttttattttattttatcattattcctTCATGTATGACGTATTGaccgataaaattgaaaaaaaaaaattaccaacatattaataatattgtttcaattttgccgaaaaagaaaaaaatattagtaataataataataataataataataataataataataataataataataataataataataataataacagaaagtcgtaagaaatgaaatgaaatattcatgATGGTAAAAATGTTAATTAGCAACATCGATAATAAACTAGTGCTGAGCAACTTCGATACGGTTACTCAACATGCTACAACTATCAGCTTTAGAATTCGTATGCTTTACTTGTCCTTATCCTtcctatatttatatatgggTTACACAATTATCGTATTCAACGATCCGATTTTACTATATTTTTgcgttcgtttcattttttttttctctcctattattattatttattttttttttttattttttttttatttttttttttcatatatttctatatcgttttttggtttctttaGAAAtattacgtaggtacgtatatcATATACAATGCGTttatcatatatgtatgtatgtgttgtaatattttctttgttatgcagtgaatatagtataataaacatataatattaCCGCAGGGAAACTTTGTACGtctgtttgtgttttttttttttttttgtttttttaatctcttcaCCCTCTTCACACATGATTCGACGTTGCCTATGTAAcctataacaatatatatatgcctCACGTGTCATtccattttcattaatttttattactttttaagTTAATTGGCGTGAAATAACGAACGTTTGTTCACGaatgaaaatcgtttcaaCGATTCAACGAATAACCCGATTTCAGAATACAAAATGATTAAACTtcggttttttgtttaattcttCAACTTTTGGAAATTTACACTGAATGCAATTCTCAGATCAAATTTGTAACTCTATTTTGCTAAAGGTTTCAAGAATTTAAAATCGACtaggcaaaaatttttattcgatgcaACGAGTgtcgaaaatttattgcaagtgaaagaaattttttttatcattttctagAAATCCATCCTTCAGCCTTGCTGAGTTTTATATTGCAAATTAGTATCAATTGAGTACGgctttttgttattttctaaaaaacaacaaagacAAGACGACGTCATTTCCCGCAAATAttacttgtttttcttttctattgtTTTCAAGTTAAGTAAATATGCCTATTTGCAAATTAGGTATCTACAGTCTTTATATAATCTTCTTTCActtcctttaatttttttttattgttttttcttcttctatcgTCCTATAATGTCCGTAGTAACGTTACgtatatcatatatgtatatatatatatataccatatttATATTCTGATCTAAATTCTTATCTTATCTCAtctcatttcattttactccATTCATTTTCCCACCTTCGATCAGACAGACTTGTAACACAAAACATACCCAAACGCAATTCACATTCTTTgcttaattgcaattaataatactaaaagtaaaatgaaaaaagaaaataatagaatACATAACGAAGAAACaatgtgaataaaataaaatgcttGACTTGAATTCCTTGGTAGGAataagagatttttttctctcaatatttcatttcaaagaatgagtatataaataatcaattttgaaGACAATATTTTCGCtttcgttttaaattttacatacatagatgaaagtgttttttttttttttttttttttttctcgtatttcgcttttattattgttttctgttatcagtttttcttttagcTATAGTACAATACTAGTTTTAATCTTCTTTCATCATGTTTTAaattgttacatatatatatatatatatatatatacatagatacataGCTGTGTCATTTCCATAATACATTATTATGTAGTACTAACAATTAACTATATAATGGCAGCTttgttgcgaaaatttcagcacaaactatttatatatgtgtatataaatatatacattagactgtatcaaaaaaatgtactattttttttttaatggtatactgaaaatattgttcaagatgacgaaaacgAAATACCATCaacatttcagattttaatattgatatttagaggtgcctcatcgcgattttctactttccataagaataacatggcaaaaatggttcttgctccttgcgatttttataactagataacgacgcgtcgtacagaaaattcataaatatgtTTTCTGTAGGAAATTGAGCGTTCTggaaaaaaggtctcttgtcattttacgatcaatctactccttcaaaagttatttgagatcctttgctgatgtttgacACGGTCTAATGATAGACAAACGAAAAGTGgggaaagaaagataaaaaaaaaaaaaaaaaaaaaacatcgcatCTTCATGTTAATCacgaaaatgaagagaaatttgaataatcgttaaataaaatgaaagaaaagataagagaaatatattgaaaaatccgTGAAgggttgtattttttttttttttttgggcctGTGCAGGGCAACGACGATATTTGAATCCGCCAGGCACGTTCGGGTATTCAAAATTTAGTCGAatgttttgataaaaaaaatttcgaatttccttttttttttttcgttatctcGATCCTCGTTTCaatgtcagttttttttttctttcttttttttttttatttatttattttttttttttttttgtaaccaaTATTTATATCGAATTAACAGATTCttcttcgttattttattatttcttaatttttgcgCCATTCGGCGGAGCCCTTTGAACCGTAATTTAGTGTTTATTGgggagttgtttttttttttttttttttttttttttctattttcgggTGGTGAAGGGGTTAGTTTTTGGCTACGGTGCAGGGCTCGGGCGTGGACTATTGAGGCGGACATCGAACcaccgtcgtcgtcgcgaATTCGCTGAACTTTTTGTCGATCGGGGCTCGATCGTCGTAAAGTGTTGGTGCCTGAAGGATTATGCCTGCCGTTCCGACGAGGACGGCCAGCGTGAATATCCACAGGAACAACCTGTCCAAAACCATCGCCACGTACTTCCAGTCTTCCTTCACCTGAAAATCAAGTTCGGAActctatctttatttttcttttttttttttcttaaccttACTTCCGTTTGGCATgaaaattcgtcaattttcaaaatattcaaaaatggtATTTGaaggtgagagagagagagagagagagagagagagagaaaactgttttttagTATCGAAATTCTTATAAAGTACATAACAAAAATTAGACTttgcccaaaaaaaaaaaaaaaaaaaaaaactaatcaaagactcgaaaagttttttttattcacaacaGATTACAGCTAATAAGATCGATATCATCAATTTATtggtaaaaatgtttaaacgattaaaatataaagtcacgacaaaattatttactaAGTATTCcagaataaagagaaaatttgttaaaatctGTATTTCGTTAagagtttgaattttatatgCATCAGCATGAGATTGATGAGAGAAGAACTCTGACTTTTGAAATTGGCAGCGAATTTCAGACACACTTGGTGTATAAAGAATGTTTAatccaaaataattttaaataaaataaatccacACGTTTgcgtgtatttttatttaatcgtAATATATGTAAAGTGAGTTGTTATGTATAGACGATTTGGAATTGGAAAGAACTGCGTATGAGTTtacggtgaaaatttgaaaggtGAAATATTTGCAGGGGATTAGAAAAATACTTgagattattaaataaataaataaataaataaatctaacCTTCGTCGAGTCCTCGAGCATTTTCGTGTGCTCGGCGATGAACCGGACGCAGATGCAAGATCTGTGCAATTCCGGTGGACAATTCGAATGCGAAAATACCGGAGGTGTGTGGAGAACCGggcttttcatttcttcaatcGCCCCATCACCGGATACTGATAACTCCTCGGTTTCCGGGTGAAGAGGCAACGGCAAAGGCGGCAAAGCTGGTCCGTGGATTTGGCAGCTACCGCCGAATCGGACGCCGTCTGTTAAGCTGGAAGTTTGGGGCGAAATTAAAAttgcgaatttgaaaagtctcGAGAGTGCAGAAATTGCGAATTTTTCGTTTGCGAAAATTAAAGTGAGGAAATCGAACGTGGACGAAACATCGAGTTCCGAAAGggcaaaaatgagaaaataaattcaaatagaTAAATTGTAAAGTatctattttcatcatttttaattactaGAAATCCATTTTTCATCTGAAAATAGATAAAgagtttatttgaaaattatgatttaatatatatcgtatatatatatatatatatatatatatatattttttttaatatttatataatattttatttaaaaatttaattatatatatatatatatatatatattttttttaatatttatataatattttatttaaaaatttaattatatatatatatatatatatatatatatatatatatataatttaatttaatatttaataaataaatgatccAAGATTTCCGattctgtgaatttctggTTTGATGAGACTTCACCTGCACTTTgatctgtttttgtttttggattctcgatatttttacgctCGGACTGCTGgcgattttgattttcgatttttcttattttctacaCTCACTCGTACAGAAAAATACGCTGCGTtggtatattttaattttcggaattttcctctgtaaaaactttatttttcagattttttttttttttttttcatcgtaacttgaattttcagaatcttGAATTCCGGAACTTTGAGCTTGTATGTCAAGACAAGTATGTAGTCTCATCAAAACACCTAGTATTCtgcgatattttcaaattttttataacattaatacaagtttccaaaaacttttcaatatttttttccacattcgAACGTCAAATGaagatacagaaaaaaatttctaccagCAATTAGTTATTGGAATCTCAACCTCGAATCAGGTATTTCCATTTTCTACTTCAACCAAAAAACGCGTTTTTGAGTATCAGATAATTCAgacgagttttttttcactgtatcTCGAAAATTATCTAGTAATTGTTTATTATCCATTTGTACAGTCATCAATCCTACAATGTTCAGACTTTATTTAGAACAAATGAAATGTACAAAATAAACAGATTAATATTCCGAAATAAACAGAAAACTTCTGACCGCTGTAAATGcaccctttttcttttcttttttttcttctatatatatagatgtataattgaaaaaatgaagtttactgtaacgataattttttttcaccaaaaatctatgcatcaaaatgaaatttctttcactaGTCATTGCGTGAGATTGCAATATCCATCACCAGAAGTGGtactttaaaataataataataatgataataacaataataataataataataccgtaACAGTTGTCAAaggaatttcatcaaaatagTGAAAGAGAAACcgaaaaattacataaaaaaaaattatacttttcctctcttaaattgaatttcaggaaattcattgcaagataagtgaaaaaaaaattaacaaaaattaaacaaaaaaacataatCAAATTTCACGTCAACGAACAGACTTACCTGGACGGCGATAGATCCTCTTTGGATGAAACGCGGCTGTGGAATCTTTTGGAACCGATATGATCATCGGTGTCATCTTGTGCGGTCGGATGGTAAGGATAATAGCAAGGTTTTTCTTTGCCTCGAACGGTCCTCATCAGGACTCTGCCGGAAGAGTATCTGCGGTGAAATATGTTTTTACTACAAGGTATGTAcgttacataatatatatacatatatatgtatatatataatacataatatatcaAGAAAATCCGAGCAAAATCGTGTGTCTGCGTTTTTGATGGATGtgcggaaaatttttgtatacgGAAAAGTCATCATACGTGAAAGGATGTATAGCATAAAAACGGAGGagaagaaaacgagaaaaaagcCGAATcataaacaaagaaaaaaaggggggaaaaaatgaagaaaagaaagagatagagaggaagaggaagaggaagaagagagaaagaaaaaaaattggaaaaagtcCAGCCTCCGGAGAATCTTTTTCTTATATACAAGCTTCTGAATTCTATTATATTCCCGTGGAACtccgtcttcgaatcgatgaATTGTTGCCGTTTCTTTTCGAGCTTACGTGCAAGCCCGCGTGATATTGGAAAGCTTCCAGAAGTAGATAATACATCTCTCGTTATAGAAGAATGTAACTCTGATTTTCAGCTTCGAGCTTTtctttatctatttatttattttaatcatttttttttttttttttttttattttttcaacttttgggaACTATGAATTTATCAACGTAAGAAAATTTGGaaggtagaattttttttttttatgcgagACTTGCGAGGTtactttcaaattgtttttaatacgcaagttgaaaaaagctcggtcgtaattaattttcatagttTTCTACCACAGAGTGTTTCGATGCATAGAATTTGTTTAAGTACTCTTAAATAATTCGAACCAGCTTACCGATTCGTCTCGAATTTGTACTGCGGCCTTCGCATGACCAGCAGCCGTGGCAGGATGTGGATGAATACCCGTTTCACCCATGGTGCCATTCTGTGGGTTTGGGGTGACCGGAAGTGGACATTTAGAACAACGACCGTCACGCAAATGCTGAAACAGTGAAGAGAAGCGGTTTCGTTACACGCGGTAAAATCGGCGGAAGTGACGGATATAAACAGGGTAGGACTGGGCAGGACGACGTCCTGTAGGATCGCTTTTGATGCGGCTGAAGGAGCTTTTTTTCAACGGTCTTAATCTCGGAGTCTCGTTTATCCTCAACTGCTTTCGATATCCGCGAGCGCTCGGCCGGAAAAAACAGACCAAACGATCACAGTCCAAGGGAAAcaaggaaggaagaaattgACTGTATATATAACTTTTCAGGAAGccaaagagagggagagagagagagagagagagagagggagagatgGATGGTTTTTTTCGCCCGGGGACACAAGTTTTTACAGAAGGTATACCGAAAACAGACGTATATAAACATGAAATgtttattataggtataaaatataataaaaccaacaataaattgaaactAAGGTTTAAAAGGAGTGAGAAAAGAGATATAAAAATAGATGAAAGTTGGTAATGGAACAAAAATGAGCAATAAATCAAgatagaataataaataagaaaaataagaaacaggATTAATGagttaatgaataataaatgaatgagtAAATGAGTAAGAATATAAGAAGAATGGATAAATagataagagagagagagaacgtattttattatactagGATGGACATCCTGAAGTATAAAATGAGCAAGATGCAAGGCAATAGGGTTCAAAAAATAACTTAAAGTAATTTAAAcctagaaaattcaaactttttagtatttattttttgttttttaaaaagtattaaataaGATCAATTGAAacataaattttgtaaaaataaattatttattcaagtcATTGTTActgattatttaattatttaagaaTTGAAACAATAGTACTGACAGTTAtctaaatattcaataattaaagatagaaaagttactaattatttcaatactcAATAGTcaatgttaaatatttttaattgattcgATATTCAGCAATTGATAgccaatatattattaatttgtgCAATATTTGATAATTCAAATAGAATGTTACTAATTAGAAATATGTTCAATAATCATCAGCCAATAGGTTAATAATTATAGTATATTgttgtgtatatacattagtAATATATTGGTTGATGATtatgaaacatatttttaatcaataacATTTTATTATGAATTATCAAGTATTTCACAAATTAAAACTATATTGACTATAAATTACTGAATATcgaaacaattaaaattatttaatattgacTATTggatattgaaataattagtgACTTTTCTgtctttaattattcaatatttagaTAATTAATCGTACTACGGTTTTAattcttaaatatttaaataaagtaaataaattatgtttaaaaaatttatattccaatTGATTTTACTTAATACTtgacaaaaaatatacatatgtactaaaaattttagatttttaaaaagaaagtaTCGGCAATTTGAAGGGTTCGTTTATTACcgtatatttcattttgtttaaaaatttataattgagaTACTTTGagatgatatttttaaattcttaacaattttaatttattggaaaatttttataccgttTTAATGTACGAATCATTCAGTTCGAAATAAGGTAGCTGAAAATACTATGGATTTATAATATTCTCTGTGAAACGGTTTTTATTGATCTATtccaaagaaaatatatttaaaattgtgGCTTGAAGATAAACGTTTTCAGTCGGTAGCTGACGACGGTGAGATTGAATTACGTAAGCCGAAGAACGAGGGGAAAAAAGTCTCGCTTTTTTACGatctggaaaaattgaaaatccggAAGAGCCGTCGAAGATGTTCGTTCCTCCAGGGGAGAATGAAACCCTCGGGAGACACGGGATGCTTCGGAAAATATTGGCACGTTATCTGCCTAATTCCACTCGAATACATCTGACCATCGACGTAAATCGTCGATTAATTCATTGATCGGTAAAAATCGGTTATACACAGTTAGGGGGCcaaaaacaaatcgatttttcaagaattattcttgaaaagactttttaatttattgataaaaaaatttgtgtacaCATTACGGTAACTTTTAACtatattttaacatttttcatcgagttgtcaatattttccgaattaacaataaattatctGTGTTTGTAATTAAATACATGAAcattgcgaaaataaaatttgaaaaacaaaatcgatttttttcaacattttcgattaatcgaaaaatgtaataatCGCACAGCACAAGTTTATACTCTTCAGTatttaagtattttttatttgtaagttCTTAAAGAGATCTTCGTAGCTGAGGAGTTTATTAATTTGTCAAATACTcgactgataaaaaaatatcaatcattGGCCAACCAAAGGCCTCTTTGAGGTCGAATGCGCGGAGACGAGAACTGATGAAATCTGGGTTTTGGCTGAAGAAATGGCAATCTAAACTGCGCATTAAATTTTGCGACTTTTTTCCGGTCGTATATTTTCAGAAACCGCCGCGGGCACACCTTGGGGTTCACTTTTGTCCATCCCCTGAAACGAGGAGTCAATTTTTGCCCCGAGTGAGCGGATTCGGAGGATCGAAATTGCGCCGGACTCGAAGAGCGCTGATCTTAAAGTCCAATCCttcgaatttccggctcacATCCGGCGTCCGGCGAAACTAAAGGTCGTCGTTTGTCGACACGGAATTGAGCCCCCGATATTGTCTTGAAAACACGCCGCCTGTTGTACACAGGCAATCAGGGCCGCGCCATAAAACCGTCTATAAACCTCTGAGAAGTCGATTCAAGGGGTTCGGTAAGCCGTTTTCCGTTTCTTCGGGGCTGAAATTAAACGGCAACATGCGAATTAAAATCCGCAGTAAAGTTACTGCGTTTTCgcaaactgtattttttttttttttttttttttttttttatttattgaccGATGTTGAACAGACCGAGTTTCTTGTTTCATTCTTTTACACACGCTATTACAGCACAGATCGgtaaaatccaaaatttttagggtttattttttttgtttttcaaaaagtattaaataaaatcaattaaattgtaaattctttttgaacaaattatttattctaatCATTGTTActgattatttaaatattcaagaaTTAGAACAATAGTAATATCAATTATCTaaatgttgaataattaaagATAGCAAAGTtactaattatttcaatagtcaatattgaatattcaaataattagtaacttttctatctttaattattcaatatttagaTAATTGATAGTgctattgttttaattttcaaatattttaacaatttgtgacaatgatttgaataaataattcatttttgaattatttgatactttaagaataaaaaaaaaaaatgctaaaaattttgaattttcccgGTCTCTGAGTAATTTCAACGAGGCTCATAGCTGCAAATTACATTCATATTATATCTCTCTTTAATGACTGCCTtttaaaatttcggaaaaagtgTTCTATCTACTTCTTACAAATAAAAGgtagtttcatttatttacttatattattattatgaaaacgTGCCTTGCCTCCAGAGATATTTCGAAACATATTTAAACTCTGCGTGGTGTCAGgtgttataaaaatgaattttctgatAAAATGGACTCGTGTGAAGTCTAAGCTTTAGtgatttctcttttttttcgttcttcatTCGTGCGAGAACAAcggaaaagaggtgaaaaaaataacgcgaAAGAGAAAGGTTGGAAGATtagtatgagaaaaaaaaaaatatatatatataattccaCTTTGCGAATTACGTACAATTACGGTGGAAAATTGTaaaggaaaattgaaactgatgttttttccttctcgtCAGAGGGGGATTGcaatttgataaaaagaaacgaatagaACACGGTATGAATATAAGAATGAGCCTGCAGAACAATATTCCGCATATTGTTTCGTTGTGCATTTTATACCAGCTGCAGCTGCGACCGGAAATAACCGGTGTGATCGTAtattaagaaataaatttttccatccgTTTTCAATTGCCATCCGAATTTTATTCCTCTATTAAAGGCGTGTTCGCCACACGTATAAAAATACGTTTGTTAAAATTGCTTCCAAGTTTcttcaattcaatatttttcttcaaaaacgaTCCACACTGGGtttaggtttgaaattttttttcacatctgaCACAAgattgttgagaatttttttcacgtttttaaaTTACGTCCAAAGATATGTTGCTTTTGAAAAACCGTAAGTGAATTGAtatttgatggaaaaaaaatcgccaaGCTTTTCAGAGTCGGGAAcaacgatataaaaaaatcgtggATCAAATCCGGTCGATTTTACGTGGAATGCCCGGTATTTAATTCATGCACAATGTAAAAACTAATGGTTGAAAACAGCGAGTTTGAAATAAGCTCCGAGCTTCCCGAAGTTACTCTCTTTTACAATTGGTGCAGGAAAAAGCTGCTGATAATCGCTAATCAGCAGGATCAGTTCGCTGCATCGATCCTTCAAAACATTCTGCTGTCATGCGTATTCGCCTAACTAAGTTTAGCCGTTGATTGCGAAGGCTTGCGAAACTTGCTGACCCTGATTTCCTCGGCCTGATAGAATTTGTTCGGTAATTAGTTCGGCTCTTAGAGATGCGATCGTTTTGCTGCTTGTTTTGTagctttattgaaatttttttcccggcAAAAATTTATCTCCATTATCTCGGATAAATTCTCCAAGTTAATTAGAGTTTTAtctaattgaaattaaataaaaaaatcttttaccGTAATCAAGCTGAAAAATGTATGGAAAAAGTTGAACGtttatgtgaaaataattaatagcgGAGAagcatgtattttttttgtaggataaatattataaattataacacTTGATAAATCACATCATGATCGCTGGTTTTAaaactatatgtatagaggaaaaaaatttttaaatcagtaATAAAATCAGAGAAAGAACGATTCGAAAAACGTTCTTcaaatctaacaataagtcttgggtgaaaatgatttttttttttttttttttttttttaaacgagaaCGCATTTTCcttgttttacaaaattcgaTTTGATTCTTGTTAGgatgggtttaaaaattgatagttTAAAGACGAGTAATTAAGAGACTAATAGCTATtcatgtggcatgcccgtaaaccgcctgtttttttttttttggcaaagataaagatttcaggacgagctgaaggcgagccggaagcgagtactggaattatccgagccaaaaaactgtttacggtcatgccacatacaatattttttacggtatgggtattgaaaagcaaaacgaggagtgaggttatgtcgcgatccattcaacgaagctactttattcggcagtttgggatgcccacttcgaactgcgcatcaaaactgcggaataaagactttattccgtaaCTTTGTTCGCTACCGTATAAAGCGTCgttttacggaacgaaaactgccacaaaaattGGTCTTTTCAATGCCTAtgccgtgaaaaaaaaaaaattctggaataATTTCACGGATTGTAATAACGCAGGATGGATccttgatgaaataaaaaaatctcacggATCACCGCGTGCAAATTTGTTATAGAAAACCCCATGAGATATGCataattgtatattttatgcCTTCCTTCATCATCGGTCGCTGCTGGTTAAGGTGCGTCAAAGTTAAGCCAATAAAATGCGTCGTGTAAAGTCTGATCCTTGAATAAAGGCATAATACGAAACACGCATCCGGAAACGCGTCAGTACGGCGCAATTAAACGGAAGAGAAATTTCCTCTCCCTGGACCAATTACATACCCTCttccgctctctctctctctctctctctctctctctctctctctgcgagGCGAGAGAAGGAAGCTGGGAAAAAGGGGATGAGGGTCGCATAATGACTGGGAAAACGGGCTGCACTTGGGCGAAAATGTATAAGCGGCGTAAGGGGAGTAGAATTCCCGACGATTCTAATCTCGGAGTAATGCTTCACCCcctatatgtacatacgttaTGACATATA
This portion of the Diprion similis isolate iyDipSimi1 chromosome 7, iyDipSimi1.1, whole genome shotgun sequence genome encodes:
- the LOC124408100 gene encoding acetylcholine receptor subunit alpha-like isoform X5 — protein: MDEKSGSNVVEVGVDLSEFYMSVEWDILEVPAVRNEKFYTCCDEPYLDITFNITMRRKTLFYTVNIIIPCMGISFLTVLTFYLPSDSGEKVTLSISILISLHVFFLLVVEIIPPTSLVVPLLGKYLIFAMILVSISICVTVVVLNVHFRSPQTHRMAPWVKRVFIHILPRLLVMRRPQYKFETNRYSSGRVLMRTVRGKEKPCYYPYHPTAQDDTDDHIGSKRFHSRVSSKEDLSPSSLTDGVRFGGSCQIHGPALPPLPLPLHPETEELSVSGDGAIEEMKSPVLHTPPVFSHSNCPPELHRSCICVRFIAEHTKMLEDSTKVKEDWKYVAMVLDRLFLWIFTLAVLVGTAGIILQAPTLYDDRAPIDKKFSEFATTTVVRCPPQ